Proteins from a single region of Diaphorobacter limosus:
- a CDS encoding ATP-binding protein: MHTARKALPAIDPGRCTGCGWCVAVCAPHVLSLQVQGESGWGPKRSTLHDADGCTGCALCALRCPFDAIRMVRVSKPKAGA, encoded by the coding sequence ATGCACACAGCACGCAAGGCCCTACCCGCCATAGACCCCGGCCGCTGCACCGGCTGCGGCTGGTGCGTGGCCGTGTGCGCGCCGCATGTGCTGTCGCTGCAGGTGCAGGGCGAATCCGGCTGGGGGCCCAAGCGCTCCACGCTGCACGACGCCGATGGCTGCACCGGCTGCGCGCTGTGCGCGCTGCGCTGCCCGTTCGACGCGATTCGCATGGTGCGCGTGAGCAAGCCCAAGGCGGGCGCTTGA
- the dinG gene encoding ATP-dependent DNA helicase DinG has product MSAQEWADQALQSFESVVQASAGFRVREGQHLMARQVAETFARAQLGKPEDDVDEPERAIAVIQAGTGVGKSLAYSVPAIAMALARGTRVLISTATVALQEQLVHKDLPQLAARMEQPFAFALAKGRGRYVCKLKLERLAGGGSGGGDDDLPDDDLFPDEAAQARHPRHDAEARLRFYASLADALAQGGWDGDRDSLDTPPEPEVWSPVAAEASSCTGRHCPLFNQCSYFERRKQLVAAQVIVANHDLLLSSIGARLLPELDNCLLVIDEAHHLPATALDQFACEMDLSRLTWLDKLASRALRIGQLVEVEEIADIPNHTARLRAALQDLARLVMDVYGEQLRAPLPGRRSFNSSMPTRARVSGGLLPDALVGPLGQAAHHADGFLQALSAIAKALKSEMRDKPDEARRLSQLYAQIGSLAPRLEGVHACAQLLLQDAPEGAVPAAKWFTLQVEGDFIVVRAHASPVLPGNTLKNHLWSAVRGAVLTSATLTSCGHFDFFLRESGLHGDAAVTMLAVASPFDYARQGLLVATETQAEPRDAQTFTAEMVDALLSDLALVEAGALVLFTSREQMRQAVDAMPTAMRPVVLVQNTLPRQQLLARHRERVAQGLPSIIFGMQSFGEGLDLPGSLCESLFITKLPFAPPDDPVGEARAEWLRGAGRDPFSELVVPATAIRLAQWVGRAIRTEDDQAHVYCYDKRLVRTGYGQRLLAGLPPFALQRRQSAA; this is encoded by the coding sequence ATGTCCGCACAAGAATGGGCCGATCAGGCCCTGCAATCCTTTGAGTCGGTGGTTCAGGCCAGCGCCGGCTTTCGCGTGCGCGAGGGCCAGCACCTGATGGCCCGACAGGTGGCCGAGACCTTCGCCCGGGCGCAGCTGGGCAAGCCCGAGGACGATGTCGATGAACCCGAGCGCGCCATCGCCGTCATCCAGGCCGGCACCGGCGTGGGCAAGTCGCTGGCCTACAGCGTGCCGGCGATTGCCATGGCGCTGGCGCGCGGCACGCGGGTATTGATCTCCACGGCCACGGTGGCGCTGCAGGAGCAGCTGGTGCACAAGGATCTGCCGCAGCTTGCGGCGCGCATGGAGCAGCCCTTTGCCTTTGCGCTCGCCAAGGGGCGCGGACGCTATGTCTGCAAGCTGAAGCTGGAGCGCCTGGCCGGCGGCGGCAGCGGCGGCGGCGATGACGATCTGCCCGACGACGACCTGTTCCCCGACGAGGCCGCGCAAGCACGGCACCCGCGCCACGACGCCGAGGCACGCCTGCGCTTCTACGCCAGTCTGGCCGACGCCCTGGCCCAGGGCGGCTGGGACGGCGACCGCGACAGCCTGGACACCCCACCCGAGCCCGAGGTCTGGAGCCCCGTGGCGGCCGAGGCCAGCTCCTGCACCGGCAGACATTGCCCGCTGTTCAACCAGTGCAGCTACTTCGAACGGCGCAAACAGCTGGTGGCGGCCCAGGTCATCGTCGCCAACCATGACCTGCTGCTGTCCTCGATTGGCGCGCGCCTCTTGCCCGAGCTGGACAACTGCCTGCTGGTCATTGACGAGGCGCACCACCTGCCGGCCACGGCGCTCGATCAGTTCGCCTGCGAGATGGATCTGTCGCGCCTGACCTGGCTGGACAAGCTGGCCAGCCGCGCGCTGCGCATAGGCCAGCTGGTGGAGGTGGAAGAGATAGCCGACATCCCCAACCACACCGCACGCCTGCGCGCCGCGCTGCAGGACCTGGCGCGGCTGGTAATGGATGTGTATGGCGAGCAGCTGCGCGCGCCGCTGCCCGGCCGGCGCTCATTCAACTCATCCATGCCCACGCGCGCCCGCGTGAGCGGCGGCCTGCTGCCCGATGCGCTCGTCGGGCCCCTGGGTCAGGCTGCGCACCATGCGGACGGCTTTCTGCAGGCCCTCAGCGCCATCGCCAAGGCGCTCAAGAGCGAGATGCGCGACAAGCCCGACGAGGCGCGCCGCCTGTCCCAGCTGTATGCCCAGATCGGCAGCCTGGCGCCACGGCTGGAGGGCGTGCACGCTTGTGCCCAGTTGCTGCTGCAGGACGCGCCCGAGGGCGCGGTGCCGGCGGCCAAGTGGTTCACGCTGCAGGTCGAGGGCGACTTCATCGTCGTGCGCGCCCACGCCAGCCCGGTGCTGCCCGGCAACACGCTGAAGAACCACCTGTGGTCGGCCGTGCGCGGCGCGGTGCTGACATCGGCCACGCTGACGAGCTGCGGGCATTTCGACTTCTTTTTGCGCGAGTCGGGCCTGCATGGCGACGCCGCCGTGACCATGCTGGCCGTGGCCAGCCCCTTCGACTATGCGCGCCAGGGCCTGCTGGTGGCCACCGAAACACAGGCCGAGCCACGCGACGCCCAGACCTTCACGGCCGAGATGGTGGACGCGCTGCTGTCCGACCTGGCGCTGGTCGAGGCCGGCGCGCTGGTGCTGTTCACCTCGCGCGAGCAGATGCGCCAGGCGGTAGATGCCATGCCGACCGCCATGCGCCCCGTGGTTCTGGTGCAGAACACCCTGCCGCGCCAGCAGCTGCTGGCGCGCCACCGCGAGCGCGTGGCCCAGGGCCTGCCGTCCATCATCTTCGGCATGCAGTCCTTTGGCGAGGGGCTGGACCTGCCGGGCAGCCTGTGCGAATCGCTGTTCATCACCAAACTGCCCTTTGCCCCGCCCGACGACCCGGTGGGCGAGGCGCGCGCCGAATGGCTGCGCGGCGCCGGGCGCGACCCGTTCAGCGAGCTGGTGGTGCCGGCCACCGCCATCCGCCTGGCGCAATGGGTGGGCCGGGCCATCCGCACCGAGGACGACCAGGCCCATGTCTACTGCTACGACAAGCGCCTGGTGCGCACCGGCTATGGCCAGCGCCTGCTGGCCGGGCTGCCGCCGTTTGCGCTGCAGCGGCGACAATCGGCGGCATGA
- a CDS encoding FMN-binding negative transcriptional regulator, protein MYIPEHFAESRLDELHRIMRAHPLAMLCTSGPQGLDANHLPFLLDADSGPHGRLIGHVARANPLWQSVAPDSEVLVVFRGAEGYVSPNWYPSKHETHRAVPTWNYEVVHAHGTLTIHDDVKHVRSVVARLTHAHEAGEPHPWKMGDAPPDYLADMLRAIVGIEVHITHLEGKRKLSQNRGTADRSGVMAALHERDHRALAQAMQQTG, encoded by the coding sequence ATGTACATCCCAGAACACTTCGCCGAATCACGCCTGGACGAGTTGCACCGCATCATGCGCGCCCATCCGCTGGCCATGCTGTGCACGTCGGGCCCGCAGGGGCTGGACGCCAACCACCTGCCCTTTCTGCTCGACGCCGACAGCGGCCCGCACGGCCGCCTGATAGGCCATGTGGCGCGCGCCAATCCGCTGTGGCAGAGCGTGGCGCCCGACAGCGAGGTGCTGGTGGTGTTTCGCGGCGCCGAGGGCTATGTCTCGCCCAACTGGTACCCGAGCAAACACGAGACGCACCGCGCCGTGCCCACCTGGAATTACGAGGTCGTGCACGCCCACGGCACGCTCACCATCCATGACGACGTGAAGCATGTGCGCTCGGTGGTGGCGCGCCTGACGCATGCGCACGAGGCCGGCGAACCGCATCCCTGGAAGATGGGCGACGCGCCGCCCGATTACCTGGCCGACATGCTGCGCGCCATCGTCGGCATCGAGGTACACATCACGCACCTGGAGGGCAAGCGCAAGCTGAGCCAGAACCGCGGCACGGCGGATCGCAGCGGCGTCATGGCCGCGCTGCACGAACGCGATCACCGGGCGTTGGCCCAGGCCATGCAGCAGACCGGCTAG
- a CDS encoding GNAT family N-acetyltransferase: MPPLTIRAATPADIPVILHFVRALALYEKAEHEVLATPDHVQRTLFCNQPKVFGLICEQGDTPVGFAVYFFNYSTWQGRHGLYLEDLYVAPEHRGQGAGMALLQHLAQIAVAQDCGRFEWSVLDWNTPSIALYDSLGARPQSEWIRYRLTGAELQALADGARPQTP, encoded by the coding sequence ATGCCCCCCTTGACCATCCGAGCGGCCACCCCGGCCGACATCCCCGTCATCCTGCACTTCGTGCGCGCGCTGGCCTTGTATGAAAAGGCCGAGCACGAGGTGCTGGCCACGCCCGATCATGTGCAGCGCACGCTGTTCTGCAACCAGCCCAAGGTGTTCGGTTTGATCTGCGAACAGGGTGATACGCCCGTGGGCTTTGCCGTGTATTTCTTCAACTATTCCACCTGGCAGGGCCGCCACGGGTTGTACCTGGAGGATCTGTACGTCGCGCCCGAGCACCGCGGTCAAGGAGCCGGCATGGCGCTGCTGCAGCACCTGGCGCAGATCGCCGTGGCCCAGGACTGCGGCCGCTTTGAATGGAGCGTGCTGGACTGGAACACGCCCTCCATCGCCCTCTACGACAGCCTGGGCGCCCGGCCGCAGAGCGAGTGGATACGCTACCGCCTGACGGGCGCCGAGCTGCAGGCGCTGGCCGATGGCGCCCGGCCCCAAACGCCATGA
- a CDS encoding 2OG-Fe(II) oxygenase — MRDTGEIAPAALALHWAEGALQGLLADVALALGLDEVQAHLHNLLIYGPGQFFKPHQDTEKHPGMVATLVLVWPSAHIGGALRVVHGADEGRLQSQHLQVDSLRWCAFYADCQHEVLPVQEGWRVVLSFDLVVPARMRQGEAAAAPALVRALREQCFPEGEPSTQPWVFLLDHEYTEHGLRWQLLKGLDRARVAALRSAAQELGLVMHLALAEIHESWTATLRYRGRWYQSEERPPWPRQLPVFVQACEAAGLPAVLLDQLLAQCLALRIARDREQATQTPAERNSAWRWRAQYTAELAQALAHASDRAKRWARLAGHVHMHAGLYPLLRLRQLLQAFPPQAADLPDLQGLRAAVLQALAQALHTPQPPADDHCLQGLEWTCRCKDCQAVIAWAQAPDGHSLTLPMAEARRSHVQEMLRRTGTPLSCDTVKQGSPYKLVIKKPAGLHAQRSAQRRQWQEDWEALGGG; from the coding sequence GTGCGCGACACCGGCGAAATCGCCCCCGCCGCGCTCGCGCTGCACTGGGCCGAGGGCGCCCTGCAAGGCCTGCTGGCTGATGTGGCGCTGGCCCTGGGGCTGGACGAGGTGCAAGCCCACCTGCACAACCTGCTGATATACGGGCCGGGCCAGTTCTTCAAGCCGCACCAGGACACCGAAAAGCACCCCGGCATGGTCGCCACCCTGGTGCTGGTGTGGCCGTCGGCGCATATCGGCGGCGCGCTGCGCGTGGTGCATGGTGCCGACGAGGGCAGGCTGCAGTCACAGCACCTGCAGGTGGACAGCCTGCGCTGGTGCGCCTTTTATGCCGACTGTCAGCACGAGGTGCTGCCGGTGCAGGAGGGCTGGCGCGTGGTGCTGAGCTTCGACCTGGTGGTGCCGGCCCGCATGCGGCAAGGCGAGGCAGCGGCCGCGCCGGCCCTGGTGCGGGCGCTGCGCGAGCAATGCTTTCCCGAGGGCGAGCCCAGCACCCAGCCCTGGGTGTTCCTGCTCGACCATGAATACACCGAGCATGGCCTGCGCTGGCAACTGCTCAAGGGGCTGGATCGTGCGCGCGTGGCGGCGCTGCGCAGTGCGGCGCAGGAGCTGGGCCTGGTCATGCACCTGGCGCTGGCCGAGATCCACGAATCCTGGACGGCCACGCTCCGCTACCGCGGGCGCTGGTACCAGTCCGAAGAGCGGCCGCCTTGGCCCCGGCAACTGCCCGTGTTCGTGCAGGCCTGTGAGGCCGCCGGCCTGCCCGCCGTGCTGCTCGACCAGCTGCTGGCGCAATGCCTGGCCCTGCGCATCGCACGCGACCGCGAGCAGGCCACCCAGACCCCGGCCGAGCGCAACAGCGCCTGGCGCTGGCGCGCCCAGTACACGGCCGAGCTGGCCCAGGCGCTGGCCCACGCCAGCGACCGGGCCAAGCGCTGGGCGCGGCTGGCCGGCCATGTGCACATGCATGCCGGGCTGTACCCCCTGCTGCGGCTGCGCCAGCTGCTGCAGGCCTTCCCGCCCCAGGCGGCCGACCTGCCCGACCTGCAAGGCCTGCGCGCCGCGGTGCTGCAGGCGCTGGCGCAGGCCCTGCACACACCGCAACCGCCCGCCGACGACCATTGCCTGCAAGGCCTTGAATGGACCTGCCGCTGCAAGGACTGCCAGGCCGTCATCGCCTGGGCCCAGGCCCCCGACGGCCACAGCCTGACCCTGCCCATGGCCGAGGCCCGCCGCAGCCATGTGCAGGAAATGCTGCGGCGCACGGGCACCCCCCTGAGCTGCGACACCGTCAAGCAGGGCTCGCCCTACAAACTGGTCATCAAGAAGCCCGCCGGGCTGCACGCACAGCGCAGCGCGCAGCGGCGGCAGTGGCAGGAGGATTGGGAGGCGCTGGGGGGCGGGTGA
- a CDS encoding alpha-hydroxy-acid oxidizing protein yields the protein MKLHTLLSVADFERRAQALLPRAVLGYLNGGTEDGLTLQANRDALRAVQFRPKGLVGVAERSQRVTLWGRSYAHPFGIAPMGVTAMCRHRCEQDLAAARHGRVLAAVPRDFPVLIDGGFRRGTDILKAMALGARMVFLGRAMLYGAAVAGQAGVARVIDILGTEIDRNLGLLGCPDVNALDQDFIVRLRAGHPGMQAGYQIL from the coding sequence ATGAAGCTGCACACCTTGCTGTCGGTTGCCGACTTTGAACGCCGCGCACAAGCCCTGCTGCCGCGCGCCGTGCTCGGTTACCTGAATGGCGGCACCGAGGATGGCCTGACCTTGCAGGCCAACCGCGATGCCCTGCGCGCCGTGCAGTTTCGCCCCAAGGGGCTGGTGGGCGTGGCCGAGCGCTCGCAACGGGTCACGCTGTGGGGCCGCAGTTATGCCCACCCGTTTGGCATCGCCCCCATGGGCGTGACGGCCATGTGCCGCCATCGCTGTGAGCAGGATCTGGCCGCCGCACGCCATGGCCGGGTGCTGGCCGCCGTGCCGCGCGACTTTCCGGTGCTGATCGACGGGGGCTTTCGCCGTGGCACCGATATCCTCAAGGCCATGGCCCTGGGCGCGCGCATGGTGTTTCTGGGGCGTGCCATGCTTTATGGCGCGGCCGTGGCCGGCCAGGCCGGCGTGGCGCGTGTGATCGACATCCTGGGCACGGAGATCGACCGCAACCTGGGCCTGCTTGGCTGCCCCGATGTGAACGCGCTGGATCAGGACTTCATCGTGCGTTTGCGTGCTGGCCATCCCGGCATGCAGGCCGGATATCAAATACTATAA
- a CDS encoding YkgJ family cysteine cluster protein, which translates to MRSPIAIVDVDRPDSWTRYRAGLCASCAANCCTMPLEVQLSDLVRLGLVDAFEAEHEDPKRIAKRLQKARLIDHFNHKHLLFTLARRADGDCQYLDARTRLCTVYEQRPETCRLHPQKKSPKPGWCPYGRKA; encoded by the coding sequence ATGAGATCGCCCATCGCCATCGTTGACGTGGACCGCCCGGACAGCTGGACGCGCTACCGCGCCGGCCTGTGCGCCAGCTGCGCCGCCAACTGCTGCACCATGCCGCTGGAGGTGCAGCTCTCCGACCTGGTGCGCCTGGGCCTGGTGGACGCCTTCGAAGCCGAGCACGAGGACCCCAAGCGCATCGCCAAGCGGCTGCAGAAGGCGCGCCTGATAGACCACTTCAACCACAAGCACCTGCTGTTCACGCTGGCGCGGCGCGCCGATGGCGACTGCCAGTACCTGGACGCCAGGACCCGGCTGTGCACGGTGTACGAGCAGCGCCCAGAGACCTGCCGCCTGCACCCGCAGAAGAAAAGCCCCAAGCCGGGCTGGTGCCCCTACGGCCGCAAGGCATAG
- a CDS encoding Wadjet anti-phage system protein JetD domain-containing protein → MKSPQDLAQQLAHQWQRADWRERQLLPGPGAWPVRLAIGAPSAAQFAQGGADLRAHLQAWRAIQAEGPGQVQWQDRRYQSAAAPLAVPTHWLLGRPSEAIAAMARHAGGAGRAAQADYQALQAVLGAVDGQFHPLLLRRLALWRAGPVDEVITAARMALQLAPGCAQGRPLRALAVAGNDSKFFERHAALLTALLDLRFDGAAGRAGLAAFLDASADDEHWLLVAPLAPGLLPFARQRVPASELQATPLPAAHILLVENERCLHLLPRPLAGTIAILGAGRNLAWLAAPWLQARRVAYWGDIDTWGLAMLAGARGHLPHLQALLMDRATLEAHPDRAVAEPQPAPEPGPGALLAQELALDARLRGLARGRLEQEFLNPARVAQALTGWAA, encoded by the coding sequence ATGAAATCCCCCCAAGACCTGGCCCAGCAGCTCGCCCACCAATGGCAGCGCGCCGATTGGCGCGAGCGCCAGCTGCTGCCCGGCCCCGGCGCCTGGCCCGTGCGGCTGGCCATTGGCGCGCCCAGCGCGGCGCAGTTTGCGCAGGGCGGCGCGGACTTGCGCGCCCACCTGCAGGCCTGGCGCGCCATACAGGCTGAAGGCCCAGGCCAGGTGCAATGGCAGGATCGCCGCTACCAGAGCGCGGCCGCGCCGCTGGCCGTGCCCACGCATTGGCTGCTGGGCCGGCCGTCCGAGGCGATCGCCGCCATGGCCCGGCATGCGGGCGGCGCGGGCCGGGCGGCCCAGGCCGACTACCAGGCGCTGCAAGCCGTGCTGGGTGCGGTCGATGGGCAGTTTCACCCGCTGCTGCTGCGCCGCCTGGCGCTGTGGCGCGCGGGGCCAGTAGATGAGGTGATCACCGCCGCGCGCATGGCGCTGCAGCTCGCGCCCGGCTGCGCCCAGGGCCGGCCGCTGCGCGCCCTGGCCGTAGCGGGCAACGACAGCAAGTTTTTCGAGCGCCACGCGGCCCTGCTCACCGCCCTGCTCGACCTGCGCTTTGACGGCGCCGCCGGCCGCGCGGGCCTTGCCGCCTTTCTGGATGCCAGCGCCGACGACGAGCATTGGCTGCTGGTCGCGCCCCTGGCCCCCGGCCTGCTGCCCTTCGCGCGCCAGCGCGTGCCGGCCAGCGAGCTGCAGGCCACGCCCCTGCCCGCCGCCCACATCCTGCTAGTGGAGAACGAACGCTGTCTGCACCTGCTGCCCCGGCCGCTGGCGGGCACCATCGCCATCCTGGGCGCGGGGCGCAACCTGGCCTGGCTGGCCGCGCCCTGGCTGCAGGCGCGCCGCGTGGCCTATTGGGGCGACATAGACACCTGGGGCCTGGCCATGCTGGCCGGCGCGCGCGGCCATCTGCCGCATCTGCAGGCGCTGCTGATGGACCGGGCCACGCTGGAGGCGCACCCTGACCGCGCCGTGGCCGAGCCGCAGCCGGCACCAGAACCCGGCCCCGGCGCCCTGCTGGCACAGGAGCTGGCGCTGGACGCACGTCTGCGCGGCCTGGCGCGTGGCCGCTTGGAGCAGGAGTTTCTGAACCCCGCCCGCGTGGCGCAGGCGCTGACGGGCTGGGCTGCCTAA
- a CDS encoding acylphosphatase — protein sequence MTAAPTLTITRLLRIHGQVQGVYYRQSMIEAASRLGVRGWVRNRLDGTVEALASGPAEAVQALIAWAHDGPPAARVQRVQVEEMAIDEESAPGFHRRETV from the coding sequence ATGACCGCTGCCCCCACCCTCACCATCACCCGCCTGCTGCGCATCCATGGCCAGGTGCAGGGGGTGTATTACCGTCAATCCATGATCGAGGCCGCCTCTCGCCTGGGTGTGCGGGGCTGGGTGCGCAACCGCCTGGATGGCACGGTGGAGGCCCTGGCCAGCGGGCCGGCAGAGGCCGTGCAGGCACTCATCGCCTGGGCGCACGACGGCCCGCCAGCGGCGCGCGTGCAGCGGGTGCAGGTCGAGGAAATGGCCATCGATGAAGAGTCCGCGCCCGGGTTCCATCGGCGCGAGACGGTCTGA
- a CDS encoding homoserine dehydrogenase, with translation MFADSRLSPLPHVPARAPAMPPALRVGLIGMGTVGTGVWRVLRRNQALIAARSGRAVEIVAVATRTPARAAAAQAEAPGLRLLDDPLRLAADPGVDVLLELAGGSAARDWVLAALAQGKHVVTANKALLAEHGEQLAQAAVRHGRVLAYEAAVAGAVPVIKALREGLAGNRIDALAGVLNGTSNYILTRMQAAGLDFATALAEAQALGYAEADPSLDVDGTDAAHKLTLLAANAFGLPPALDAVHVEGLRDLQPGDMAAAAQLGYVVKLLAIARRGAQGMELRVHPALVPAQHALARLDGASNGLLVRADAAGEAFFSGAGAGGEPTASAVLADLVDLARHPGTDGRWGGPTAIPTLGLRADAPAAPLPMAQVRTRQLLRLLPGKTFNEAQVLRQLAHAGVKVERRAWGPAEAAGASPSLLLLTAPVPDGLAAQAAERLQAHTGARVRRLRVEDFGAQQFE, from the coding sequence ATGTTTGCAGATTCCCGGCTCAGCCCCTTGCCCCATGTGCCCGCGCGCGCGCCGGCCATGCCCCCTGCCCTGCGCGTGGGCCTGATTGGCATGGGCACCGTGGGCACCGGGGTCTGGCGCGTGTTGCGGCGCAACCAGGCACTGATCGCGGCGCGCTCCGGGCGGGCCGTGGAGATCGTCGCCGTGGCCACGCGCACCCCGGCGCGGGCGGCGGCCGCGCAGGCCGAGGCGCCCGGCCTGCGCCTGCTGGACGACCCGCTGCGGCTGGCCGCCGACCCCGGCGTGGACGTGCTGCTGGAGCTGGCCGGCGGCAGCGCCGCGCGCGACTGGGTGCTGGCCGCGCTGGCCCAAGGCAAGCATGTGGTCACGGCCAACAAGGCCCTGCTGGCCGAGCATGGCGAGCAGCTGGCGCAGGCCGCCGTACGCCATGGCCGGGTGCTGGCCTACGAGGCCGCCGTGGCCGGCGCGGTACCCGTCATCAAGGCGCTGCGCGAGGGCCTGGCGGGCAACCGCATCGACGCCCTGGCCGGCGTGCTCAACGGCACCAGCAACTACATCCTGACGCGCATGCAGGCGGCGGGCCTGGACTTTGCCACCGCCCTGGCCGAGGCCCAGGCCCTGGGCTACGCCGAGGCCGACCCGAGCCTGGACGTGGACGGGACGGACGCCGCACACAAGCTGACCCTGCTGGCGGCGAACGCCTTCGGCCTGCCCCCGGCGCTGGACGCCGTGCATGTCGAAGGCCTGCGCGACCTGCAACCGGGCGACATGGCCGCAGCCGCGCAGCTGGGCTACGTCGTCAAGCTGCTGGCGATCGCCAGGCGCGGCGCGCAGGGCATGGAGCTGCGCGTGCACCCGGCCCTGGTGCCGGCGCAGCATGCCCTGGCCCGGCTGGATGGGGCCAGCAACGGCCTGCTGGTGCGCGCCGACGCCGCGGGCGAGGCCTTCTTCAGTGGCGCCGGCGCAGGCGGCGAGCCCACGGCCTCGGCCGTGCTCGCCGACCTGGTGGATCTGGCACGCCACCCCGGCACCGATGGCCGCTGGGGCGGCCCGACCGCCATACCCACCCTGGGCCTACGCGCGGACGCCCCGGCCGCCCCCCTGCCCATGGCCCAGGTGCGCACGCGCCAGCTGCTGCGCCTGCTGCCGGGCAAGACGTTCAACGAGGCCCAGGTGCTGCGCCAACTGGCGCACGCCGGCGTCAAGGTGGAGCGCCGCGCCTGGGGCCCGGCCGAAGCGGCAGGCGCGTCGCCCAGCCTGCTGCTGCTGACCGCGCCCGTCCCGGACGGCCTGGCCGCGCAGGCGGCCGAGCGTCTGCAGGCGCACACGGGCGCCCGGGTGCGGCGTTTGCGCGTGGAGGATTTCGGCGCCCAGCAGTTTGAATGA